One stretch of Euphorbia lathyris chromosome 7, ddEupLath1.1, whole genome shotgun sequence DNA includes these proteins:
- the LOC136234882 gene encoding uncharacterized protein, with amino-acid sequence MAYPHYRSQFGDTTFTKVFVGGLAWETPTEEMRRYFDQFGDILEAVIITDKNTGKSKGYGFVTFRDPESARRACADSNPVIDGRRANCNIASLGRPRPSPPRGRPQGGATPYQGSPSYSGVAAALPPPPPPPIIYPHYGYPPYTADYGYHQGMYNTQVQVQQPQYYQQMYGTSSSSIGMGMGSPFYYHGYSMQPAVRGAISPNQAQRYFYYPPPLDPNSFSSYPPPRLPFPYSPDSQQTTQRNTSTETETGGVVTSESNSNT; translated from the exons ATGGCTTATCCACATTACCGATCCCAGTTCGGAGATACAACGTTTACCAAGGTTTTTGTCGGAGGTTTAGCTTGGGAAACTCCGACCGAAGAAATGCGTCGGTATTTTGATCAGTTCGGTGACATTCTTGAAGCTGTTATTATTACTGATAAGAACACTGGAAAATCTAAAGGATATGGATTc GTGACTTTTCGTGATCCCGAATCGGCAAGAAGGGCGTGTGCCGATTCAAACCCGGTGATTGATGGAAGAAGAGCGAACTGCAATATTGCTTCTCTTGGTCGGCCTAGACCTTCCCCTCCCCGAG GAAGACCGCAAGGTGGCGCTACTCCGTATCAAGGAAGTCCGTCGTATAGTGGGGTGGCAGCAGCATTGCCTCCGCCACCTCCGCCTCCGATCATCTATCCACATTACGG GTATCCACCTTACACTGCTGACTATGGGTACCACCAG GGTATGTATAATACCCAAGTTCAAGTGCAACAGCCACAATACTATCAGCAAATGTACGGAACATCATCAAGTAGCATAGGAATGGGAATGGGTTCACCGTTCTATTATCATGGCTATTCTATGCAACCTGCTGTAAGAGGAGCTATTTCTCCAAACCAGGCTCAACGTTATTTTTACTATCCTCCCCCTCTTGATCCTAATTCTTTCTCTTCCTATCCTCCTCCAAGGCTTCCCTTCCCCTATTCTCCTG ATTCACAGCAGACGACTCAACGGAACACCAGCACAGAAACAGAAACTGGTGGTGTAGTTACTTCTGAAAGTAATTCAAATACATAA